The Streptomyces sp. DH-12 genome has a window encoding:
- a CDS encoding molybdopterin cofactor-binding domain-containing protein encodes MSNEAATVQTAEAAPGEEAVPRGLGVSLPAADARAKTEGTFPYAADLWAEGLLWAAVLRSPHPHARIKSIDTTHAREMPGVRAVVTHEDVPGASVLGRGTADRPVFASEVVRHHGEPLAAVAADHPDTARMAAAAVIVEYEVLDPVTDPEQAFEAEPLHPDGNLIRHIPLRHGDAEAAGEVVVEGLYRIGRQDPAPIGAEAGLAVPRPDGGVELYLASTDPHGDRDTAAAAFGLQQDQVKVVVTGVPGATADREDQSFQLPLGLLALRTGCPVKLAATREESFLGHSHRHPTLLRYRHHADAEGRLVKVEAQILLDAGAYAGTSSDALAAAVAFACGPYVVPNAFIEGWAVRTNNPPSGHVRGEGAMQVCAAYEAQMDKLAKKLGLDPAEVRQRNVMATGDVLPTGQTVTCPAPVAELLEAVRDFPLPPLPKDTPEDEWLLPGGPEGAGEPGAVRRGVGYGLGMVHMLGAEGADEVSTATVRVQNGVATVLCAAVETGQGFSTLARQIVQETLGIDEVHVVPVDTDQPPAGAGCRGRHTWVSGGAVERAAKMVRTQLLQPLAHKFGMSTELLQITDGKITSYDGVLSTTVTEAMDGKELWATAQCRPHPTEPLDGSGQGDAFVSISFCAIRAVVDVDIELGSVRVVELAVAQDVGRVLNPAQLAARIEAGVTQGLGAALTENLRTPRGLIRHPDLTGYALPTALDVPDIRIVKLVEERDVVAPFGAKAVSAVPVVTSPAAIASAVRAATGRPVNRLPIRPQAAVVTGN; translated from the coding sequence GTGAGCAACGAAGCAGCCACCGTGCAGACCGCCGAGGCGGCCCCCGGGGAGGAGGCCGTCCCGCGTGGACTCGGCGTCTCCCTCCCGGCCGCCGACGCGCGCGCCAAGACCGAGGGAACCTTCCCGTACGCCGCCGACCTGTGGGCCGAGGGCCTGCTGTGGGCCGCCGTGCTGCGCTCGCCGCACCCGCACGCGCGCATCAAGTCGATCGACACCACGCACGCGCGCGAGATGCCCGGCGTCCGCGCGGTCGTCACCCACGAGGACGTCCCCGGCGCCTCGGTGCTCGGCCGGGGCACGGCCGACCGCCCGGTCTTCGCCTCCGAGGTCGTGCGCCACCACGGCGAGCCGCTGGCCGCCGTCGCCGCCGACCACCCGGACACCGCGCGGATGGCCGCCGCCGCGGTCATCGTCGAGTACGAGGTGCTCGACCCGGTGACCGACCCCGAGCAGGCCTTCGAGGCCGAACCGCTGCACCCCGACGGCAACCTGATCCGGCACATCCCGCTGCGCCACGGCGACGCGGAGGCGGCCGGCGAGGTCGTCGTCGAGGGGCTGTACCGCATCGGGCGCCAGGACCCCGCCCCCATAGGGGCCGAGGCCGGGCTCGCCGTGCCCCGCCCGGACGGCGGGGTCGAGCTGTACCTGGCGTCCACCGACCCGCACGGCGACCGGGACACCGCCGCCGCCGCGTTCGGTCTGCAGCAGGACCAGGTCAAGGTCGTCGTCACCGGGGTGCCCGGCGCCACCGCCGACCGCGAGGACCAGAGCTTCCAGCTCCCCCTCGGACTGCTCGCGCTGAGGACCGGCTGCCCGGTGAAACTCGCCGCCACGCGCGAGGAGTCCTTCCTCGGCCACAGCCACCGCCACCCCACCCTGCTGCGCTACCGCCACCACGCCGACGCCGAGGGCAGACTGGTCAAGGTCGAGGCGCAGATCCTGCTCGACGCGGGCGCCTACGCCGGCACCTCCTCCGACGCCCTGGCCGCCGCCGTCGCCTTCGCCTGCGGCCCGTACGTCGTCCCCAACGCCTTCATCGAGGGCTGGGCGGTGCGCACCAACAACCCGCCCTCCGGCCATGTGCGCGGCGAGGGCGCGATGCAGGTGTGCGCCGCGTACGAGGCGCAGATGGACAAACTGGCCAAGAAGCTCGGTCTGGACCCGGCCGAGGTGCGGCAGCGGAACGTGATGGCCACCGGCGACGTGCTGCCCACCGGCCAGACCGTCACCTGCCCCGCCCCGGTCGCCGAACTGCTCGAAGCCGTACGGGACTTCCCGCTGCCGCCGCTGCCCAAGGACACCCCCGAGGACGAGTGGCTGCTGCCCGGCGGCCCCGAGGGCGCGGGCGAGCCGGGCGCGGTGCGCCGGGGCGTGGGCTACGGCCTGGGCATGGTGCACATGCTGGGCGCGGAGGGCGCCGACGAGGTGTCCACGGCCACCGTGCGCGTCCAGAACGGCGTGGCGACCGTGCTGTGCGCGGCCGTCGAGACCGGGCAGGGCTTCTCCACGCTGGCCCGGCAGATCGTGCAGGAGACCCTCGGCATCGACGAGGTGCACGTGGTGCCCGTCGACACCGACCAGCCCCCGGCCGGGGCGGGCTGCCGCGGCCGCCACACCTGGGTGTCGGGCGGGGCGGTGGAGCGCGCGGCCAAGATGGTCCGCACCCAGCTCCTCCAGCCGCTGGCGCACAAGTTCGGCATGTCCACCGAGCTGCTGCAGATCACCGACGGCAAGATCACCTCGTACGACGGCGTGCTGTCCACGACCGTCACCGAGGCGATGGACGGCAAGGAGCTGTGGGCGACCGCGCAGTGCCGCCCCCACCCCACCGAGCCGCTGGACGGGTCCGGGCAGGGCGACGCCTTCGTCAGCATCTCCTTCTGCGCGATCCGCGCGGTGGTCGACGTCGACATCGAGCTGGGCTCGGTACGGGTCGTGGAGCTGGCGGTCGCGCAGGACGTGGGCCGGGTGCTCAACCCGGCGCAGCTCGCCGCGCGCATCGAGGCGGGCGTGACCCAGGGCCTGGGCGCCGCGCTCACCGAGAACCTGCGCACCCCGCGCGGCCTGATCCGCCACCCCGACCTCACCGGGTACGCCCTGCCGACGGCGCTGGACGTGCCCGACATCCGGATCGTGAAGCTCGTGGAGGAGCGGGACGTGGTCGCGCCGTTCGGCGCGAAGGCGGTGAGCGCAGTGCCGGTGGTGACCTCGCCGGCCGCCATCGCCTCGGCCGTGCGCGCCGCCACCGGCCGGCCGGTGAACCGGCTGCCGATCCGCCCGCAGGCCGCCGTGGTCACCGGGAACTGA
- a CDS encoding SUKH-4 family immunity protein — MSTTDTVVARAITLTEDDLGPQVTHASTRHWLTGPGLPCDSGLFRFAEPARPGGPHTVADVTGGGDRLPPALRDQLVIGEFMAPAGLETESVLLDGATGEVSTTYVHDRPDLMDCRPLAPSLPTLVRFAAATDELAGLRGQFAAYAGRYGAKAVAEASRQLLAVFEEGADGEPAPFWRMAALIRPLALVAGPGTSSGLALDLPLRLLDEEFGRGGVVRFEEVDFPATLTHEPTRRFLRETGLPEDGFLFSLDTDQPLRTLTEYAADDCGREFPPGLLPAHTDRLIRVGHLIDDHSLVVDGATGAVLSWSEGDAALRPLNTDISTLAFTLWLLHRERSLDEASGHALTSDAYDQLALTMIQVLASVDPTGTAPDTDWHYWTCLFQDEAGGVL, encoded by the coding sequence ATGAGCACGACCGACACCGTTGTCGCGAGGGCGATCACACTCACCGAGGACGACCTCGGTCCCCAGGTCACGCACGCCTCGACGCGGCACTGGCTGACCGGACCCGGACTGCCGTGCGACAGCGGCCTGTTCCGGTTCGCGGAGCCCGCCCGTCCCGGCGGACCGCACACGGTCGCCGACGTGACGGGCGGCGGCGACCGGCTCCCGCCCGCCCTGCGCGACCAGCTCGTCATCGGCGAGTTTATGGCCCCGGCGGGCCTGGAGACGGAGTCGGTGCTGCTCGACGGCGCGACCGGCGAGGTCTCCACGACGTACGTCCACGACCGGCCCGACCTCATGGACTGCCGTCCGCTCGCCCCGTCCCTGCCGACCCTGGTCCGCTTCGCCGCGGCCACGGACGAACTGGCGGGGCTGCGCGGCCAGTTCGCCGCCTACGCCGGCCGCTACGGCGCCAAGGCGGTCGCGGAGGCCTCGCGGCAGCTGCTCGCGGTGTTCGAGGAGGGCGCGGACGGCGAGCCGGCGCCGTTCTGGCGGATGGCGGCGCTGATCCGCCCCCTGGCCCTCGTGGCGGGCCCCGGCACGTCCTCCGGGCTGGCCCTGGACCTGCCCCTGCGCCTGCTGGACGAGGAGTTCGGCCGGGGCGGCGTGGTCCGCTTCGAGGAGGTCGACTTCCCCGCGACGCTCACGCACGAGCCGACCCGCCGCTTCCTGCGCGAGACGGGCCTGCCCGAGGACGGCTTCCTGTTCTCCCTGGACACCGACCAGCCGCTGCGCACGCTCACGGAGTACGCGGCCGACGACTGCGGAAGGGAGTTCCCGCCGGGTCTCCTCCCGGCCCACACCGACCGCCTGATCCGCGTCGGCCACCTGATCGACGACCACAGCCTGGTCGTCGACGGGGCGACGGGCGCGGTGCTCAGCTGGAGCGAGGGGGACGCGGCCCTGCGCCCGCTGAACACGGACATCTCCACGCTGGCCTTCACGCTCTGGCTCCTGCACCGGGAGCGCTCCCTCGACGAGGCCTCCGGCCACGCCCTCACCAGCGACGCCTACGACCAGCTCGCCCTGACCATGATCCAGGTCCTCGCCTCCGTCGACCCCACGGGCACGGCCCCGGACACGGACTGGCACTACTGGACGTGCCTCTTCCAGGACGAGGCGGGCGGGGTTCTCTGA
- a CDS encoding MFS transporter, which yields MTAPNPRDTGVAEPAAAPAVVPDDTVLSRRYRALSVGVVSVVLLIAFEATAVGTAMPVAARELNGVPLYAFAFSGYFTTSLFGMVLSGQWSDRRGPLAPLTWGIASFAAGLLIGGTASAMWLFILGRAVQGLGGGLVIVALYVVVSRAYPERLRPAIMAAFAASWVVPSIVGPLASGAVTEHLGWRWVFLGIPVIVVLPVALALPQIRRLAAGPVGDAEAPASFDRRRIRLAFAISSGAGLLQYAAQDLRWLSLLPGALGVALLVPAVLGLLPRGTSRAARGLPSVVLLRGVAAGSFIAAESFVPLMLVTQRGLSPTLAGFSLAAGGGTWALGSWVQSRPRLEQHRERLMTLGMLLVAFAIAAAPSVLIHAVPAWTLAVAWAFGCFGMGLVISSTSVLLLQLSAPEEAGTNSAALQISDGLSNVLLLAIGGAAFAALGGGTVSHAATEATGSHPAAFAAVFLPMAAVALAGVWVATRVRPVPDGQT from the coding sequence ATGACCGCCCCGAACCCCCGCGACACGGGTGTCGCCGAGCCCGCCGCCGCCCCGGCCGTCGTCCCCGACGACACCGTCCTCAGCCGCAGGTACCGGGCGCTGAGCGTCGGGGTCGTCTCCGTCGTGCTGCTGATCGCCTTCGAGGCGACGGCGGTGGGCACGGCCATGCCCGTCGCGGCCCGTGAGCTGAACGGCGTCCCGCTGTACGCGTTCGCGTTCTCCGGGTACTTCACCACCAGCCTGTTCGGCATGGTGCTGTCCGGCCAGTGGTCCGACCGGCGCGGCCCGCTCGCGCCGCTGACCTGGGGCATCGCCTCGTTCGCGGCAGGGCTGCTGATCGGCGGCACCGCGAGTGCGATGTGGCTGTTCATCCTGGGCCGCGCGGTGCAGGGCCTCGGCGGCGGCCTGGTGATCGTCGCCCTGTACGTCGTCGTCAGCCGCGCCTATCCGGAGCGGCTGCGCCCGGCGATCATGGCGGCGTTCGCCGCGAGCTGGGTCGTCCCCTCCATCGTCGGCCCGCTCGCCTCCGGCGCGGTGACCGAGCACCTCGGCTGGCGCTGGGTGTTCCTCGGCATACCCGTGATCGTGGTGCTCCCGGTGGCGCTCGCCCTGCCCCAGATACGCCGCCTCGCCGCCGGCCCGGTCGGGGACGCCGAGGCCCCGGCCTCCTTCGACCGCCGCCGCATCCGGCTGGCGTTCGCGATCTCCTCCGGCGCGGGCCTGCTCCAGTACGCCGCCCAGGACCTGCGCTGGCTGTCCCTGCTGCCGGGCGCGCTGGGCGTGGCCCTGCTGGTGCCGGCCGTCCTCGGCCTGCTCCCGCGCGGCACCTCCCGGGCCGCCCGCGGTCTGCCGTCCGTGGTGCTGCTGCGCGGTGTCGCCGCCGGGTCCTTCATCGCGGCGGAGTCCTTCGTCCCGCTGATGCTGGTCACCCAGCGGGGACTCAGCCCCACGCTGGCCGGTTTCTCCCTCGCGGCCGGCGGCGGCACCTGGGCGCTGGGCTCCTGGGTGCAGTCCCGGCCCCGCCTGGAGCAGCACCGGGAGCGGCTGATGACCCTCGGCATGCTGCTGGTCGCGTTCGCCATCGCGGCGGCGCCGAGCGTGCTGATCCACGCCGTGCCGGCCTGGACGCTGGCGGTCGCCTGGGCGTTCGGCTGCTTCGGCATGGGCCTGGTGATCTCCTCCACCAGCGTCCTGCTGCTCCAGCTCTCCGCCCCCGAGGAGGCGGGCACCAACTCCGCCGCGCTCCAGATCTCCGACGGCCTCTCCAACGTCCTCCTCCTGGCGATCGGCGGCGCGGCCTTCGCCGCCCTCGGCGGCGGCACCGTCAGCCACGCGGCGACGGAGGCCACCGGGTCCCACCCGGCCGCCTTCGCCGCGGTGTTCCTGCCGATGGCGGCGGTGGCCCTGGCGGGGGTCTGGGTGGCGACCCGGGTGCGGCCGGTTCCGGACGGACAGACATGA
- a CDS encoding DEAD/DEAH box helicase, translating into MTTTAGPASHHLSPAFPGRAPWGTAGKLRAWQQGAMDKYIQAQPRDFLAVATPGAGKTTFALTLASWLLHHHVVQQVTVVAPTEHLKKQWAEAAARIGIKLDPEYSAGPLGKEYDGVAVTYAGVGVRPMLHRNRVEQRKTLVILDEIHHAGDSKSWGEACLEAFEPATRRLALTGTPFRSDTNPIPFVTYEEGDDGIRRSSADYTYGYGSALADGVVRPVIFMSYSGNMRWRTKAGDEIAARLGEPMTKDAISQAWRTALDPRGEWMPSVLRAADQRLTEVRKAIPDAGALVIASDQESARAYAKLIRDLTGHKATLVLSDDAGASKRIDEFSQSDDRWMVAVRMVSEGVDVPRLAVGVYATTISTPLFFAQAVGRFVRSRRRGETASVFLPTVPDLLSFANEMERERDHVLDKPKKGGEEDPYAESEKEMDEANKQQDEDTGEQDMLPFEALESDAVFDRVMYNGAEFGMQAHPGSEEEQDYLGIPGLLEPDQVQLLLQKRQARQIAHSRKKPAEEADLLELPAERRPVVSHKEMMELRKKLNSLVGAYVHQSGKPHGVIHTELRRVCGGPPSAEATAGQLRQRIAKVQEWATRMR; encoded by the coding sequence GTGACTACCACCGCCGGCCCCGCCTCGCACCACCTGTCCCCGGCCTTCCCCGGCCGTGCCCCCTGGGGCACCGCCGGCAAGCTGCGCGCCTGGCAGCAGGGGGCGATGGACAAGTACATCCAGGCCCAGCCCCGTGACTTCCTCGCGGTCGCCACGCCCGGCGCCGGAAAGACCACGTTCGCGCTGACGCTGGCGTCCTGGCTGCTGCACCACCACGTCGTGCAGCAGGTGACCGTCGTCGCGCCCACCGAGCACCTGAAGAAGCAGTGGGCGGAGGCCGCCGCCCGCATAGGCATCAAGCTCGACCCGGAGTACAGCGCGGGCCCGCTCGGCAAGGAGTACGACGGCGTCGCCGTCACGTACGCCGGCGTCGGCGTGCGCCCCATGCTGCACCGCAACCGCGTCGAGCAGCGCAAGACCCTGGTGATCCTCGACGAGATCCACCACGCCGGCGACTCCAAGTCGTGGGGCGAGGCGTGCCTGGAGGCGTTCGAACCGGCCACCCGCCGGCTCGCGCTCACCGGCACGCCGTTCCGCTCGGACACCAACCCCATCCCGTTCGTGACGTACGAGGAGGGCGACGACGGGATCCGCCGGTCGTCCGCCGACTACACCTACGGGTACGGCTCCGCCCTCGCCGACGGCGTCGTCCGGCCGGTGATCTTCATGTCGTACAGCGGCAACATGCGCTGGCGCACCAAGGCGGGCGACGAGATCGCCGCCCGGCTCGGCGAGCCCATGACCAAGGACGCGATCAGCCAGGCCTGGCGCACCGCCCTCGACCCGCGCGGCGAGTGGATGCCGTCGGTGCTGCGCGCCGCCGACCAGCGGCTCACCGAGGTCAGGAAGGCCATCCCGGACGCCGGCGCCCTGGTCATCGCCTCCGACCAGGAGTCCGCCCGCGCCTACGCCAAGCTGATCCGCGACCTCACCGGCCACAAGGCCACGCTGGTCCTCTCCGACGACGCCGGCGCGTCCAAGCGGATCGACGAGTTCAGTCAGAGCGACGACCGCTGGATGGTCGCCGTCCGCATGGTGTCCGAGGGCGTCGACGTCCCGCGCCTCGCGGTCGGCGTGTACGCCACCACCATCTCCACGCCCCTGTTCTTCGCCCAGGCCGTCGGCCGTTTCGTGCGGTCCCGGCGGCGCGGCGAGACCGCGTCCGTGTTCCTGCCGACCGTGCCGGACCTGCTCTCCTTCGCCAACGAGATGGAGCGCGAGCGCGACCACGTCCTCGACAAGCCCAAGAAGGGGGGCGAGGAGGACCCGTACGCCGAGTCCGAGAAGGAGATGGACGAGGCGAACAAGCAGCAGGACGAGGACACCGGCGAGCAGGACATGCTGCCCTTCGAGGCGCTGGAGTCCGACGCCGTCTTCGACCGGGTCATGTACAACGGCGCCGAGTTCGGCATGCAGGCCCACCCGGGCAGCGAGGAGGAGCAGGACTACCTCGGCATCCCCGGCCTGCTGGAGCCGGACCAGGTGCAGCTGCTGCTGCAGAAGCGGCAGGCCCGGCAGATCGCGCACAGCAGGAAGAAGCCGGCCGAGGAGGCCGACCTGCTCGAACTGCCCGCCGAGCGGCGGCCCGTGGTCTCCCACAAGGAGATGATGGAGCTGCGCAAGAAGCTCAACTCGCTCGTCGGCGCGTACGTCCACCAGAGCGGCAAGCCGCACGGGGTGATCCACACCGAGCTGCGCCGGGTGTGCGGCGGCCCGCCGTCCGCCGAGGCCACCGCGGGGCAGCTCCGCCAGCGGATCGCCAAGGTGCAGGAGTGGGCCACCCGCATGCGCTGA
- a CDS encoding helix-turn-helix domain-containing protein yields the protein MTAETSQTLDRGLRVLKLLADTDHGLTVTELSHRLGVNRTVVYRLLATLEQHAFVRRDLGGRARVGLGVLRLGRQVHPLVREAAMPALRSLAEDIGATAHLTLADGAEALAVAVVEPSWTDYHVAYRAGFRHPLDRGAAGKAILAARQRALGDPGYTLTHGELETGACGAAAPLVGVTGVEGSVGVVMLADVVPERVGKRVVEAAREVAEALR from the coding sequence GTGACCGCGGAGACCTCTCAGACGCTCGACAGGGGCCTACGGGTCCTGAAGCTGCTCGCCGACACGGACCACGGGCTGACCGTCACCGAGCTTTCGCACAGACTGGGCGTGAACCGGACCGTGGTGTACCGGTTGCTCGCCACGCTGGAGCAGCACGCGTTCGTCCGCCGCGACCTGGGCGGCCGGGCCCGCGTCGGGCTCGGTGTGCTGCGGCTGGGACGGCAGGTGCACCCGCTGGTGCGGGAGGCGGCGATGCCGGCGCTGCGGTCCCTCGCGGAGGACATCGGCGCGACCGCCCACCTGACCCTGGCCGACGGCGCGGAGGCGCTGGCGGTGGCGGTGGTGGAGCCGTCGTGGACCGACTACCACGTGGCGTACCGGGCGGGGTTCCGGCACCCGCTGGACCGCGGGGCTGCGGGCAAGGCGATACTCGCCGCCCGGCAGCGGGCCCTCGGCGACCCCGGCTACACCCTGACCCACGGCGAACTGGAGACCGGCGCCTGCGGGGCAGCCGCGCCGCTGGTGGGCGTCACGGGCGTCGAGGGCAGCGTGGGCGTCGTGATGCTGGCGGACGTCGTGCCGGAGCGGGTCGGCAAGCGCGTGGTGGAGGCGGCCCGGGAGGTCGCCGAGGCCCTGCGCTGA
- a CDS encoding S16 family serine protease: protein MLTRLTRPQALAVCAAPVVALLATAVLAPLPFSVAQPGTTVDVLGEDKGRQVIAISGAEVRRTTGQLRMTTIVATSPDTRVNLPQVIDSWFRSDEAVMPRDAVYPSGDDVQEIEQFNRKQMKESQDEATRAALAYLGRENEGIDVTLKLADVGGPSAGLLFSLGIVDKLDGDGRGGDLTGGRVVAGTGTIDAEGRVGAVGGVPLKTQAAERDGATVFLVPRDECADAQAELPEGLRLIPVTTLKGAVDALVALEKGAGEVPSC, encoded by the coding sequence GTGCTCACTCGCCTCACACGTCCCCAAGCCCTGGCCGTCTGCGCCGCCCCGGTCGTCGCGCTGCTGGCCACCGCGGTCCTCGCGCCGCTGCCCTTCTCCGTGGCGCAGCCCGGGACGACGGTCGACGTGCTCGGTGAGGACAAGGGCCGACAGGTCATCGCCATCTCCGGCGCCGAGGTGCGCAGGACCACCGGCCAGCTGCGGATGACGACCATCGTGGCCACTTCCCCGGACACCCGCGTGAACCTGCCGCAGGTGATCGACAGCTGGTTCCGCAGCGACGAGGCGGTCATGCCCCGCGACGCCGTCTACCCCAGCGGGGACGACGTCCAGGAGATCGAGCAGTTCAACCGGAAGCAGATGAAGGAGTCCCAGGACGAGGCCACCCGGGCCGCGCTGGCGTACCTGGGCCGGGAGAACGAGGGCATCGACGTCACCCTGAAGCTCGCCGACGTCGGCGGCCCGAGCGCCGGACTGCTGTTCTCCCTCGGCATCGTCGACAAGCTGGACGGCGACGGCCGCGGCGGCGACCTCACCGGCGGCCGGGTCGTGGCCGGCACCGGCACCATCGACGCCGAGGGCAGGGTCGGCGCGGTCGGCGGCGTGCCGCTGAAGACGCAGGCCGCCGAGCGGGACGGCGCCACCGTCTTCCTGGTCCCGCGCGACGAGTGCGCGGACGCGCAGGCCGAACTGCCCGAGGGGCTGCGCCTGATCCCGGTCACCACCCTGAAGGGCGCCGTCGACGCGCTGGTCGCCCTGGAGAAGGGCGCCGGCGAGGTCCCGAGCTGCTGA
- a CDS encoding glycine betaine ABC transporter substrate-binding protein: MVDDVEPGTVGRGRPLEGAELTVTSKEFTEQLILGAIMGIAFQAAGAEVVDRTGIQGSVGSREAVVKGEADAGFEYTGTAWITYQGNSRPIPDPREQWLAVRDADAENGVTWLEPSELNNTYALAMNRANYERYRTHTLSEVAELAESDPGAVTLCVEGEFANRADGLPGMEKTYGMSVPPGDVTQMDTGIIYTQTAKGACVYGEVFTTDGRIKSMNLVVMEDDKKFFPHYNAAPTVNSETLEKWPAIAEVLAPVTEKLDNTVAQTLNARVDVDGEDPHQVALDWMVAEGLVKER; this comes from the coding sequence ATGGTCGACGACGTGGAGCCGGGCACGGTCGGCCGGGGCAGGCCGCTGGAGGGCGCGGAACTCACCGTCACCTCGAAGGAGTTCACCGAGCAGCTGATCCTCGGCGCGATCATGGGCATCGCCTTCCAGGCGGCGGGCGCGGAGGTGGTGGACCGGACCGGCATCCAGGGCTCGGTCGGCTCGCGGGAGGCGGTCGTCAAGGGCGAGGCGGACGCCGGGTTCGAGTACACGGGCACGGCGTGGATCACGTACCAGGGCAACAGCAGGCCGATCCCCGACCCGCGCGAGCAGTGGCTGGCGGTGCGGGACGCGGACGCGGAGAACGGGGTGACCTGGCTGGAGCCGTCGGAGCTGAACAACACGTACGCCCTCGCCATGAACCGGGCGAACTACGAGCGGTACCGCACGCACACCCTGTCGGAGGTGGCGGAGCTGGCGGAGTCCGACCCGGGCGCGGTGACGCTGTGCGTGGAGGGCGAGTTCGCCAACCGCGCGGACGGGCTGCCCGGCATGGAGAAGACGTACGGGATGAGCGTCCCGCCGGGCGACGTCACGCAGATGGACACCGGGATCATCTACACGCAGACCGCCAAGGGCGCCTGCGTCTACGGCGAGGTGTTCACCACCGACGGGCGGATCAAGTCCATGAACCTGGTGGTGATGGAGGACGACAAGAAGTTCTTCCCCCACTACAACGCGGCCCCGACCGTGAACAGCGAGACGCTGGAGAAGTGGCCGGCGATCGCCGAGGTGCTGGCCCCGGTCACGGAGAAGCTGGACAACACCGTGGCGCAGACCCTCAACGCCCGCGTCGACGTCGACGGGGAGGACCCCCATCAGGTCGCGCTGGACTGGATGGTGGCCGAGGGGCTCGTGAAGGAGAGGTGA
- a CDS encoding ABC transporter permease — protein MREDAGPDGQEAAPPSRPAVAPARVSRQKLTFLPVGLIAVLLATWLWFAQADLDALTRNALSDGQVTKALWQHIELTAISTFFVLIIAIPLGVLLTRGRAGRAAPAVMAFANAGQATPAIGLLALLVIWLGIGRKAALIGIIAYAVLPVLSNTVAGLRANDPALLEAARGIGMSPLGVLTRVELPLAVPLILAGVRTALVLNVGTATLATFGGGGGLGVLITTGITSQRMPVLVVGSVLTVALALLVDWLASLAELLLRPRGLEAGP, from the coding sequence GTGCGGGAGGACGCCGGACCGGACGGGCAGGAGGCCGCTCCCCCGTCCCGGCCGGCCGTGGCGCCGGCCCGGGTGAGCAGGCAGAAGCTGACCTTCCTGCCGGTGGGGCTGATCGCCGTGCTGCTGGCGACCTGGCTGTGGTTCGCGCAGGCCGACCTGGACGCCCTCACCCGCAACGCGCTGTCGGACGGGCAGGTGACCAAGGCGCTGTGGCAGCACATCGAGCTGACCGCGATCTCGACGTTCTTCGTGCTGATCATCGCGATCCCGCTGGGCGTCCTGCTGACCCGGGGGCGGGCCGGCCGGGCCGCCCCGGCGGTCATGGCGTTCGCCAACGCGGGGCAGGCCACCCCCGCGATCGGCCTGCTGGCCCTGCTGGTGATCTGGCTCGGCATCGGCCGGAAGGCGGCCCTGATCGGCATCATCGCCTACGCCGTGCTGCCGGTGCTGTCCAACACCGTCGCCGGGCTGCGGGCCAACGACCCCGCGCTGCTGGAGGCGGCGCGCGGCATCGGCATGTCCCCGCTGGGCGTGCTCACCCGCGTGGAACTGCCGCTCGCCGTGCCGCTGATCCTCGCGGGCGTGCGCACGGCCCTGGTGCTGAACGTCGGCACGGCGACGCTCGCCACCTTCGGCGGGGGCGGCGGGCTCGGGGTGCTGATCACCACCGGGATCACCAGCCAGCGCATGCCGGTCCTCGTGGTGGGTTCGGTGCTCACCGTCGCGCTGGCCCTGCTGGTGGACTGGCTGGCCTCGCTGGCGGAGCTGCTGCTGCGGCCGCGCGGGCTGGAGGCCGGGCCGTGA